A region of Trichoplusia ni isolate ovarian cell line Hi5 chromosome 21, tn1, whole genome shotgun sequence DNA encodes the following proteins:
- the LOC113504113 gene encoding solute carrier family 35 member B1 homolog, giving the protein MSSYEPKIEIVTESDQNQVSFWHIIPNKVFVWHNTFVNMVKTRSEFRFLVYSGAIFVCYSVFAMLQEKITRSKYGENNEKFTCTLSLVLTQCIVNYTFVQLLMLSWKKEADSTRKVYYFSSALTYLLGMVCSNMALQWINYPTQVVGKAAKPIPVMLLGVLIGHKSYPMKKYLFVLLIVIGVVLFMYKDQGAKKVQDDSSGLGIGEMLLFLSLTMDGLTGAVQERIKSESSPSAYAMMLNTNWWSTLILSVGVLLSGEIFKFITFVSVYPEVIIYLIGLAVVGAMGQMFIFFMVAEYGPLPCSVVTTTRKFFTVLTSVILFGNVLIPRQWLGAILVFSGLFLDMFYSKGKAPPKRVAEK; this is encoded by the exons ATGTCAAGTTACGAGccaaaaattgaaattgttacaGAAAGTGATCAAAATCAAGTTTCATTTTGGCATATAATACCTAATAAAG TTTTCGTGTGGCATAACACCTTCGTCAACATGGTTAAAACTAGGAGCGAATTTAGGTTTCTTGTTTACTCGGGTGcgatatttgtatgttattcTGTATTCGCTATGTTACAAGAGAAAATTACACGTAGCAAGTACggtgaaaataatgaaaagttCACGTGTACACTATCCTTGGTGCTTACACAGTGCATCGTTAATTACACATTTGTCCAGCTGTTGATG CTATCATGGAAGAAAGAAGCCGACTCAACAAGAAAGGTGTATTACTTCTCATCAGCCCTGACCTACCTTCTCGGTATGGTGTGCTCCAATATGGCTCTGCAATGGATCAACTATCCAACACAG GTAGTTGGAAAGGCAGCAAAACCTATCCCAGTGATGCTGCTTGGTGTTCTAATCGGTCACAAGTCTTACCCAATGAAGAAGTATCTATTCGTCCTATTGATAGTGATTGGTGTTGTATTGTTCATGTACAAAGATCAAGGCGCCAAGAAGGTTCAAGATGATTCCTCTGGACTTGGTATTGGAGAGATGTTACTGTTCCTCTCACTCACCATGGACGGCCTGACAGGAGCTGTACAG GAACGTATCAAGAGCGAGTCTTCGCCTTCTGCTTATGCTATGATGCTGAACACTAATTGGTG GTCGACTTTAATACTGTCAGTAGGAGTATTGCTGAGCGGTGAAATATTCAAGTTCATCACTTTTGTGTCGGTGTACCCAGAGGTTATAATCTACCTCATTGGTCTCGCCGTAGTAGGTGCGATGGGACAAATGTTCatattcttcatg GTAGCCGAGTACGGCCCTCTTCCCTGCTCAGTGGTGACCACGACGAGGAAGTTCTTCACTGTGTTAACATCAGTCATCTTGTTTGGCAACGTACTGATACCACGACAGTGGCTTGGAGCCATCTTGGTGTTTTCAG GTTTGTTCCTAGACATGTTCTACAGTAAAGGCAAGGCGCCTCCGAAGCGAGTggcagaaaaataa